Proteins encoded in a region of the Armatimonadota bacterium genome:
- the fliJ gene encoding flagellar export protein FliJ, which translates to MRRFVFSLQKVLDYRQQREEQAVRAFAEAQAQLLHEQAVLHRLLSEREGCLRRSHRRQRLAVELLDVEQAYLSALEERIEAQRGRVVEAVRVLEEKRQALTQAQRERKALERLREKHYEQWRQEMLRIEQKALDELATARSVRSPGILNLHAGGGEHE; encoded by the coding sequence ATGCGACGATTCGTGTTCTCCTTACAAAAGGTGCTGGACTATCGCCAGCAACGGGAAGAGCAAGCGGTGCGCGCCTTCGCGGAGGCGCAAGCGCAGCTGCTACATGAACAGGCTGTGCTGCATCGGCTTCTCAGTGAACGGGAGGGATGCCTGCGGCGTTCGCATCGCCGACAGCGTCTGGCTGTGGAACTGCTGGATGTGGAGCAGGCCTATCTCTCGGCGCTGGAGGAGCGCATCGAGGCACAGCGCGGGCGGGTGGTAGAGGCAGTGAGGGTGTTGGAAGAGAAGCGACAGGCTTTGACACAGGCACAGCGTGAACGCAAGGCACTGGAACGCTTGCGCGAGAAGCATTATGAACAGTGGCGTCAGGAGATGTTGCGCATCGAGCAGAAAGCACTGGATGAGCTGGCTACGGCACGGTCGGTGCGGTCGCCGGGCATTCTGAACTTACACGCAGGGGGAGGCGAGCATGAGTAG
- a CDS encoding EscN/YscN/HrcN family type III secretion system ATPase, translated as MLNASENLPPLSPPDLSAVRERLRLLDPIKVHGRVQQVIGLVIESVGPAARVGEVCEIHFQRTRPPIFAEVVGFRQNRVLLMPLGEMEGITPGSQVVATGMVHKVPVGECLLGRVLDGLGRPMDGGPPITPDTLYPVNRQPPNALARKRITEAVSLGVRVIDGLLTVGKGQRIGIFAGSGVGKSTLLGMIARYTSADVNVIALTGERGREVREFMEEDLGEEGLKRSVVVVATSDQPALLRIKAALVATTIAEYFRDQGLDVLLMMDSVTRLALAQREVGLAIGEPPATRGYTPSVFAILPRLLERAGTSDKGTITGLYTVLVEADDMNEPVADTVRGILDGHIVLSRALAHRNHYPAVDVLASVSRVMPQITDKEHQQAAAQVRKVLADYTEAEDLINIGAYQQGSNPDIDYALRYIGKVREFLQQDKMEGYPLEQTIQRLKTLFVN; from the coding sequence ATGCTGAATGCGTCTGAAAACCTGCCGCCATTATCTCCGCCCGACCTGTCGGCAGTGCGCGAGCGATTGCGCCTGCTGGACCCGATTAAGGTACACGGCCGGGTACAGCAGGTGATCGGGCTGGTGATAGAGAGCGTCGGTCCCGCCGCGCGCGTGGGTGAAGTGTGCGAGATTCACTTCCAGCGTACACGCCCCCCCATCTTCGCGGAGGTGGTAGGTTTTCGGCAGAACCGTGTGCTGCTGATGCCTTTGGGGGAGATGGAGGGCATCACGCCTGGTAGTCAGGTAGTTGCGACGGGCATGGTACACAAAGTGCCTGTGGGCGAATGCCTGCTGGGGCGCGTGCTGGACGGGCTAGGCAGACCGATGGACGGCGGGCCACCTATTACTCCAGACACCCTGTATCCGGTGAACCGCCAGCCCCCAAACGCCCTGGCTCGCAAACGTATCACCGAAGCGGTCAGTCTGGGGGTACGGGTGATTGACGGCTTGCTCACCGTCGGCAAGGGGCAGCGTATCGGTATCTTCGCAGGCTCTGGCGTGGGCAAAAGCACCCTGCTGGGCATGATTGCCCGCTACACCAGCGCGGATGTAAACGTCATCGCTCTCACCGGTGAGCGTGGTCGCGAGGTGCGCGAGTTTATGGAGGAAGACCTGGGCGAGGAGGGGCTGAAGCGGTCGGTAGTGGTGGTAGCAACTTCCGACCAGCCTGCGCTGCTACGCATTAAAGCGGCTCTGGTCGCTACCACTATTGCGGAGTACTTCCGGGACCAGGGGCTGGACGTGCTGCTGATGATGGACTCGGTCACACGTCTTGCGCTGGCGCAGCGCGAGGTGGGATTGGCTATTGGCGAACCGCCTGCCACACGCGGCTACACGCCCTCGGTATTTGCCATTCTGCCTCGCCTGCTGGAACGCGCAGGCACGTCGGACAAGGGCACGATTACCGGGCTGTACACAGTGTTGGTCGAAGCCGATGATATGAACGAACCGGTGGCTGACACGGTGCGCGGTATTCTGGATGGGCACATCGTGTTATCACGTGCACTGGCGCACCGCAACCACTATCCGGCAGTCGACGTACTGGCGAGCGTCTCGCGCGTGATGCCTCAGATTACAGACAAGGAGCATCAACAGGCGGCAGCACAGGTGCGCAAAGTGCTGGCGGACTACACCGAAGCGGAAGACCTGATTAACATCGGCGCGTATCAGCAGGGCAGCAACCCCGATATCGACTACGCCCTGCGCTACATCGGCAAGGTGCGTGAGTTCTTGCAACAGGACAAGATGGAGGGATACCCGCTGGAGCAGACGATACAGCGATTGAAGACGTTGTTTGTTAACTGA
- the fliG gene encoding flagellar motor switch protein FliG, whose protein sequence is MAARTATTQLTHRQKAAVMIVAMGPDVAGKVLRHLDEDEVEQITLEIARMGKIPPEVREAIIEEFHDLCVAQEYIAEGGLQHARQVLENAFGPEKANELITRVIQAMQIVPFDFIKKTDPSQLLNFIQDEHPQTIALILAYLPPNQAAQVLQGLPPELRAEVAHRIAIMDRTPPDVIREVEKVLERKLSSVISQDFTTAGGVKALVELLNWVDRTSERMILDSLSETNPELAEEVKKMMFVFEDIVQLDDRSIQAVLKEVDMKELALALKGCSEEVRQRIFKNMSERAANMLKEDMEFMGPVRLRNVEEAQQRIVAIIRRMEEAGEIVIARGGGAEEMVV, encoded by the coding sequence ATGGCTGCGCGCACTGCAACAACACAGCTGACACATCGCCAGAAAGCTGCGGTCATGATTGTGGCGATGGGGCCCGATGTGGCGGGTAAGGTGCTGCGTCATCTGGACGAAGACGAGGTAGAGCAGATTACCCTCGAAATCGCCCGTATGGGCAAAATCCCGCCGGAGGTACGCGAGGCGATTATCGAGGAATTTCACGACCTCTGCGTGGCGCAGGAGTATATCGCAGAGGGCGGTTTGCAGCACGCCCGACAGGTGTTAGAGAACGCCTTTGGTCCGGAAAAAGCCAACGAGCTCATCACCCGCGTCATTCAGGCGATGCAAATTGTGCCCTTCGACTTCATCAAAAAAACCGACCCCAGCCAGCTGCTGAACTTTATTCAGGATGAGCACCCACAAACCATCGCGTTGATACTGGCTTACCTCCCTCCCAATCAGGCAGCGCAGGTATTACAGGGACTTCCTCCCGAATTGCGGGCGGAAGTGGCGCACCGCATTGCCATCATGGATCGCACCCCACCCGATGTGATTCGGGAGGTGGAGAAAGTGCTGGAGCGTAAGCTCTCCTCAGTGATTTCGCAGGATTTCACCACCGCTGGCGGCGTGAAGGCGCTGGTAGAACTGCTAAACTGGGTAGACCGCACCAGCGAGCGCATGATACTGGACAGCCTTTCCGAAACCAACCCTGAGCTGGCGGAAGAGGTCAAGAAGATGATGTTCGTCTTTGAAGATATCGTGCAGCTGGACGATCGCTCCATCCAGGCGGTGCTCAAAGAGGTAGATATGAAGGAACTCGCGCTCGCGCTCAAAGGCTGCAGCGAAGAGGTGCGACAGCGTATCTTCAAGAACATGTCCGAGCGCGCTGCCAACATGCTCAAAGAGGATATGGAGTTCATGGGTCCGGTGCGTTTGCGCAACGTGGAGGAAGCGCAACAGCGCATCGTCGCTATCATCCGCCGCATGGAGGAGGCTGGCGAGATCGTCATCGCGCGCGGCGGCGGTGCGGAAGAGATGGTGGTGTAA